AAGATTATCATAGCTCAATTTTAACAATAACTTTGTATTGTAACACTCCAGGCGCTCCAGTACATCTTTCCACTCCTCAACTTGTGGCTTACAGCGCAAGAGAGCTGCAAGTGTTCTTACTTCTAATGGTAAACCATTACACTGCAGCAAAATTTTTTCTGCCAATAGCTTCTAGTTCTAAATATGAATCATCATTTTGGTATTTAAGAGCAAATTCTGCTAACATAGGCCAACCATCTTCTTCTGATAATGGATTCATATTCACATAAAAATCATTAATGCTTTTTTGTGCTGCAAAGCCAAAACTGCCTGTGGTTACAATCAAACAAATCTGGCTTGCGACATCTTCAAAATCAGATAGAAAGATGTCCCAGTTCTGATCAATCTTATTGTCCACGCACACATCATCTAGAATAATTAGAAATCTCCTCCCCCTAAGGTACTTCTTCAATATATTTCCAAAAGACAATCGTTCCACAGTAACACTAGGCCGTGAAGTTACTGACTCAATAATTGCTCGTTTCGCCCAGGATATGTCAAAGCCTTCAGAAAAGCAAAGCCAGGCCTTAAATTCAAAATGTTGACTTACTTCGTGATCGTGGTAAACCAGCCCACCAAGTGTGGTCTTGCCTATCCCAGGCATGCCCACAATCCAAGTTACAGACAACTGTTTGCGACTTGCATTGTCTGACAACAAgtgataaattatttttcttttgtcaaaCTCTCTACCGTATACAACTTCAGATTCGTAGccatcaaaaaaatcaaatggagGTAGTCTTCGAAAATCAAATGCTTCAATGAATTCTCCAGATTCACGGATGAACTCCATCCTCTTAAGGATGATCTCCATCCTTTCCTTGAACTGCTCTATCATTCTTCTTTCATGCTCTTTGGACTTATCTGCTCTACTTCCACCACCCCAACTGTCCAGCAAATTGCATACATCAACCATGAAATCCTGTGTAAAATAGACAGCTTCTTCAAGATCGTTGAGCCAATGTTGAACTTGTGTTTCCTTGTCCCGCCGCTCCTCAGCATTATTGATCACCTTAGCAGCAAACTGCAACGGTATCTTCAACTCCTCCAGAAACCTATAATCGTGCAACAGAAAGAAGTCATTGATTTCTTTAGAATCCACATAGTCCAGCAGCACCCGAATTGCTCCGCCCACCATAAGTACAGCCATGTGGCACAAATTCGAGAAAGAAGGGAAGCAGGAAGtgaaagcaaaagcaaaagcaaataGTTGAACAAAGAAGAGATGAGCTTGAGCTTTTGCACCCGATGCTTCTAAGATTCAGAAAAAGATCGGAAGTTATTTCGTTGACTTTGGAGGTTTGGCAGTTTAGTGTTCCAAATCCAAGCTGTCACAAAGTAATTAAGTGAGCAATCATTTGTGGTTCCGTGACAGTATATAAAAAGCAGACATTACAGTATTAAAGAAGATAACAATCCAGTGTATCCCGGCATTTTGTCAAAAACCTTCAAGGGATCCTCTATTCCTCTCCATTTCATTTCTCGGCTAGGATTTATTGAAAAGGGAATATATATGAATTGGTCACGATGGTTTGATCCAactcaattattaaaaaaaaaaattggttttttatttgcTCCATGACATGTCCTCCTTACGCCATACTGACACGGTGTAACCTTGACTTTTATAGTTGGAAACGTAAGGCTTCAGTGTACTCCAAAAGAAATGGAGTTGCAAAAAACAGATGATAAAAAATACTTCAGTGGACTCTATCTGATGGTTCTATGTTCAAATGTCCACAGTTTACTAGCCTattttactccaaaaaaaaaaaaaaaaaaaaaaaaatcctgtttataatggtttttttattttatttttagaatgaaGTGTTCAAAATTAATGGTGTAAGCATTATGTAATAATAGTTAAGTGTTCGGTGTTTATGAGAGGTGCAAGGATTTGTAATAGCTTTCTCAAATATGATGACTTTTTTTAGTAaagatgacttttttttttttttttttttgagaaaggaatATGATGACTATTTGAAGGTTGTATAATTTTGTTTACGTATAAATACAAATCTGCTTATGAATGCGGTCCATGTTTGTGATAATTTGTCCACTAACTACTACCTTTATTAATGATAAAATAAGGATCATAATCTACTCATGATAATCATAGCATTGTCAAACCAATTGGCATTGACATCATGTGTGCCAAATGgtaaatttttagcatttggcacactAAACACCAAAAAGCCTCCCACATTAAATgttctaaatgctaaaaattgtAGCATGGATGAATAGTACCATTCCAGATTTAGAACGATACTGACATAAATTTACCAAAACCTCTTTGAGCCACTAATCTTGCCATTATTGTTTAGGGAGGTTGATCTTTGTGGTTTTGGTTGGTCAGTGATGGTTGTTGTGTGggttatttttttggttattgtaGGAGGGATAGTGATGGGCAGATTTAGTTGGTTCCGATCTAGTGGTGGATTTTgatctctctcctctctcactttttctctaaCTCGGTGGTGGACAATGGTGGTTTTGGGTTGGGACTAGCTAGCCAAGGGTGGTGGGTTGCATTGCAACTTGTGGGTTAATGTTTGTAGCTTGGGGTTGAGTTGATTTTGGTGGCGTTTTGTAtttgggtttgtggttgtggtggtgttTTGCTAGTGGTTATGGTTGGTGGTCACCGTTGTTTTGGGTTGTGGTCATGGAGGCTTTGGTGATTGGTTTCTAGACCTTCTGGTTTAGagtagagagaagagagagaggttttgggtttatagaaattatatgattttttgtttatattattttaatgtgttgtaatgtTGAAAATAGAAGGTTTGATGTAAggtatattataaaatgatgtggtaaaaagAGTGGCAAAATTAACTCAAATCCATTTGCGCATCCAAACTCACctaattattaattgggttaaatgggtattaactcaattaaactcaattaacattaatgttaattgggttttAACTAGGTACCTAATTATACCGAAATATTATTTCTACAAATCACCCAACTCTAAAATACCtcaaaaccactaaaaaaacccaaaatacccatgaaaactctaaaattaccaaaatgcccccataaacctaaaaattacataaatatccatcgaaacctaaaaaatgaccaaaatacccccctaaacctaaaaaatgaccgaaatactgAACTAGATACAACAAACTAACTGATATTATTAGATTCAACAGACTTTTTACATAGGTCATAAGGACTTCTGAAGGAGGTTATTTCTTGCCATTACAAAGATACAAAGAGTTTAATTATAGACAATGGAACTCAAACCAGATTTAGATACAATTTACAATCTGCTTTACACAAGAGGGTAGGGGTCTGGCTTGTGATTGACAGGTGTTGATGGAAGTAGGGGCTTGGCTAGTTGCTTTTGGATAAGCTTCGGCATGGGCAATAAGTGTTCTAACAACCATGGTTATCATAATAGGAGTCATCAAATCCAACAAAAGGGTTGGGCATTTGCCAAATGTCTTCATGTGGCCACTGCTGTTTGAAATCTTCTGGAGTGCTTGATCATGTTTCGATAAGATTCCCTTATTAAGGGATTCTGCTTTTGTAAGAGCATGGTGGCAGGATACCTAAGAGGTGTCCATGTGTAAATAGAGAGTGTCATCTGGGTTAGTGACCCAATGCGTTTCTAATGGGTGAAAGATACCATCTGCTTGGATGTCCTTTTTTGAATTAAGCTTAGCAATTATACATCCTGTAGTAATTTTGTGACCAAATCTTGGATGTTCTATGACGAGATATTTTTTCCAATCTCCACCATGAccatcatttttcaaaatttcaaactagaatttttgaaaatttctattttcataagggaaaataaatttgtaaaattctgGTTCAAAATGAAGACACAAGTAATACTCATGGAGTAAATACCACATGTAAAGATAATGTATGACCGTCCAGTTGGTTatccaaaaagcaaaaaaggttTTCCATGGATGGTCCAAGTTAGGATAAATGGCAAGAAAGTGGTTGTGGTGTTCTTAAGGTAATTATGGAGGACTCTAATGAATTTTTTAGATCTAGCTTCAAGGGTCAAGATCTTTATTTGGTCTTTTATTTCTAGAAGAAGGTTTTCTATCATATTAAGAATATCATCAGGGGGTGCAGAGGAAGAGCTTGAGGATGAGAATGGATCTGTAATAGGATATACATACAGGGGTGGAGGAACAATTGTGGTATTAATAGCTAGAGGCTTTCTAGAGAGATAATCAGTGATCAGGTTATCTTTTCCTCTAATGTGCTTTACTTGGAAAGACCATTGTGAAAACCAATTTGACCATCTGAGTAACTGAGGATGTGGGAGCATTTTTGGGAAATAGGACATgtccatttttactaaaaaaattatgccCAAGGAGATGAAACTggaaattttcaattccatgtTTTACTTCAAAGATCTCCTTGAAAGTGGAGTGGTAATGAAATTCTAAAGGCTTGAATGCACCACTTTTATATCTACAAATGTTTCTTTTTCCATCAATTTCTTCAAAAAGAGCCGCTACCCAATACTTGTCACTTGCATCTATCTGCAAAATTCGTTTGCCAGGTCTTGGAATTTGTAGTGGGGGAAGCTTTTCTACTAATCTTTGCAATTGTTGGACTGTTTTTGTGTGAACAGAATTCCACTTTGGAGAGTTTTTCTTCAGGAGTCAAGCTAAACAGTTCCTGTATTGGGAAATCTTTGGGATGAGGTCAGACATGTAATTAACAATTCCAagaaactattttatttgtttggcaCTTGTGAATGAAAATTCATTAAGAGAGATAGCTATGTGAGGTTGCAAAGTATATTTTCCATCTGAAATGTTTACTCCTAAGAAATCTATAGAAGATTGTCCAAtgaccattttcttttttgaaagcaTTATTCCTTGAGACTTCACTAAATTATAGAATTCAGGGAGCAACCTTTCATGGGATTTTGCATCTTTTGAGAACAGGAggatatcatccacatagatAATGCATTGGCCGAGAATGGCTGGACCAGTATTACCATTACTTTCTGAAATTGGGATGGGGCATTTTTgaggccgaagggcatgactGTCCATTGGTAATGGTGATCTGGAATGCAAAACACTGTCTTGTACCTTTCTTTAGATGGATTCCTAATTGCCAAAATCCTGTTTTAAGATCAAATTTTGAGAATACTTTTGCATTTGAAAGATGTTGGAAGAGAGCACTCTTGTTTAGCAAAGGGAACTTGTTAtctacaagaaaatgattaagaTCTTGGTAATTGCCCCCAAAACCTtgaaaatgaccgaaataccctcaaacctataaaatgaccaaaatagcccctaaaatgattgaaatacctcaaaacctaaaaaagacTGAAATatcccgaaacctaaaaaagaccaaaatactctcgaaacctaaaaaatgaccaaaatacctctaaaacctaaaaaacgaccgaaatacccccgaaacttagaaaaaatgactgaaatacccttgaaacctaaaaaatgagtaaaataCCCCCAATACCTTAAAAATGGccgaaataccctcaaaactataaaatgaccaaaatgcccctaaacctttaaaatgtttgaaatacacccaaaacctctaaaatgaccacaAATAaccgaaacctctaaaattaacaaaaataccctaaaacctctaaaatgactaaaataactcTAAACCTctataatgaccaaaatactcctcaaaatatctaaaatgaccaaaatgccacTAAACCTATAAGATGAACAAAATACACACAaagcctctaaaattaccaaaatataggTTTatggtattttggatgttttgagggtatttttgtcaaattaaaggttctaagagtatttcagtcattttgtaggttttgaagGAATGTCGGTAatcttttaggttttaggggtgtttcattaatttttatattttggggcTATTTCggcaatttttttggtttcggaggtattttagtcatttttgaAGTTTCGAggatatttcaatcattttttggttttgggggtatttcggtaattttttaggttttggggtattttaatcAACTTTTAGAtttcggggtattttggtcgttttttaaattttggacatatttcagtcattttttttaggtttatggtgtatttttatcatcttataggtttaaggggtatttttgttatttttaagtttcaggggtatttaGTCATTTcataggtttcaagggtattttggccattttagttttaaggagtattttggtcaatttttagtttttgggggtattttggttattttataggtttcggggggtattttagtcatttttataggtttcgagaggtattttggtcattttatgggtTTCCGGGgtattttagtcttttttaGGTTAAGGTGgtgttttggtcaatttttaggtttcgaattttggacattttttaggtttcgggagGAATTCtagtcaatttttaggtttcaagggtattcgGGTCATTTTCTTAGGTTCaaggggtattttgatcattttttttaggtttagggggtattttggtcatttttaggttttagggatattttggacatttattaggttttaggggtatttcggtcattttttaagtttatgggggtatttttgtcaatttttagaCTTCGAGAGTATTTTGGTATTCTTTTAGGTTTCGAGAgtatttttgtcaattatagttgttttgagcatatttggtcTCTTTTTAGGTGtaggggatattttggtaatttaaaagaggcaaaaatgcaaaactgaccctctaactttcaccatttttcatttcagtcctctaactttcagttttgtcaatttagtcctctaacttttaatttttgtcaattcaagaTTCCATTACAACTCAGTTAATGACTGCCGTTAGAACTCTTGAAACGATGccgttttgcatttttttttttttttttttttataaattcagaattaaaagaaaaaaagaaaaatctgaaaaaaaaaaaaaaatgtcccctgaaatcaaaacaaaacaaaacaaagaagggGCTTGCAGTTCCAAGAGGAAtaggaagaagaggaagaagagggaGACGGATTTTGTTCGATTTGTCTCTGTGTTTGTCTAAATCTCCaatatgttttcatttttctgcaggtttttcttagcaaccaaacacaaaacaaggGATAGAGAGAGGGAGTGAAACATAGAAGCCATGAACGGCGAGATTGGTTTTTCTTGGTGGCTGAGCTTGAACTTCGATGATACTACATCTCAGTTTAGAGATCCTCTTTCTCCTCTGGTTAAAGCCTGAACCAGTGAACCTGGTTTAGTTTGTCCATTACACATTGCAAAGCGTCAAGgctcaagattttttttatccttaaaaaaaattatttataaataacttAAATAAGCTGAGAGGGGGAATCTGGTAATCAATCTGTGGAATTGTATTTGGGAGAGTAGGAATAATCAAGAATTGAATTGGGTTAGTAGTGGATTCGAACGGTTTTGTCGCCGTTGCAACAGGCGAAGACGAGAGGGGTTTCGGCGGTGCCGGTGGCCGGGTTCTAAGTGAGGCTCCATACTTTGTCGGTGTGGCCTTTGAGAGTTTGGAATAGTTTCATCTCGCAAGCTCCTTCGTAAAACTCCATGGAGAGTTGAGTGATGAGTCTGTGAAGAGTGTGTGAAAAAGAAGTTTTTGAGATTTGGGGGTTTGGGTGCTCTACATGTGCATTGTGTAGTTTTGATTCAGGGGAAGGGAAACGATGTAGttccccttaatttttttttcttattttcttttaattcctaattaaaaaaaaaacggcTTCATTTCAGGTGTTCTAACTGCAGCCACTAACTAAGTTGTAAAGGAACcctgaattgacaaaaattgaaagttagaggactgaaatgaaaaacagtaaaagttagagggtcagttttgcatttttgcctttaAAAGATTATAAGAGTATACTTtagtcattttcaagttttaggggcattttggtaattttgattattggatAATTGGGTGAATTGGGGTTTACCCATAGCAATTgtgttgggttggatttgggttagaagtaattagttaaatgagCAATAAATGGGTAAATGGGTTTAATGTACCCAATTCAATTTTGCCCACTCTAAACctagaaaattattaggtactcccgaagtaccataaatgcgtacttccTCATTTCACATAAATGGTgagtcccaccatgaatttaattagtgggacccgcTATTCATGtaagaggagggagtacgcatttttGGTATTTcgagagtacacaataatttcccctcTAAATCCACCCAAACCAATAGATTAAGTGAGTTTTGGTGCATTAAAATGGCATTTAACATTGCAAAGctgatgctagtgctctaataACATGTgccaaaatttacaaaacattgttctaaaactaaaaaaatggcTAGATCATGGAAGCTACAACTCCAAACAGCTCGATCATGGAAGCTACAACTCCAAGCTCTACATCCTATGCTTGGAAAAGTATCATCAAAGGCATAGAGGTTATCAAGAAAGGTGCATTCTGGCGAATTGGAGGGGATGAATCTGTCCATGTGTGAGGTGACAATGCTGCCAAGAACTAATATGTATCGGGTTGTATCTCTGTGTTGGAGGGTAGTAGAAGATTTCACAGTAAGCCTATTCATAGACTAGATAAATTGTAGGTGGAAAGAGGACTTGCTGGACTACTATTTGCTAGAATttgaggcaaaaaaaaaaaaatcaaagccaTTCCCTTATAAAAAACACAGCTGCATGACACCTTGATATGGCCTCATAACCCATATGGGGAATATACAGTGAAGTCCTGGGTATAAATTTCTACAGAAGGAGTTCCAAAGCCAATAATCGGGTTCCTCAAATCCATAAGCTTTGAAGTCACTTTGGTAGGCAGTGTGGAAATTAAATGTTCCCTTAAAAGTGAAGAACCTGATGTGGAGAGCATGTAGAGACTCACTgccaacaaaatcaaatttggTAAGGAGGAAAGTTCTCACTAAAGACATCTGTGATTGCTGCAAAATCCTTAGGGAGGATGTGGTTCATGCTTTGTATTCTTGCCCGAAACTTTAGGAATTATGGAGTAAATACCCACAATGGAAAAACGAAAAATTCCAGCAAAGCCTGAGCTTCATTGACATCATGAGTTCTATCTTGGCCGAGGACAAAAATCCAGCTCTTTTCTCAATGGTTGTATGGACCATTTGGAATCAATAGAATAATTCTCGCCTATGTAAATTGATGACATTGATTTCACAATTGCTGGAATAGGCGCAGGACAGATTACACGAGTTCTCCAATCTTCATAATCCTGTATCGCCATCTATAGCCACACCTGCTTCTTGTTGGAGACCTCCAGACCAAGgttgtttcaaaataaattttgatggcGCGCTTTTTAGTAAGGAGAATCGGGCTGGGATTGGAGTTGTGGTATGCAACGAAGTAGGCTTAGTCTTAGCTTCGCTTCCTCAACAAATTCTGCTACCTGTAATAGTACTAGAAGTGGAGACCCTTGTTGCAAGACGTGCTCTCGAGTTTGCAATTGAGATAGGAAGTACACATAATTATTCTTGAAGGGGATTCTACAATTCTCATCAATGCGCTTCAAAGCACTAACCACTCCTTGGCTCACTTTGGTCACCTAGCAGAGGATGTAAAATACCTTGCCTCATGCTTCCAAAAATGTATGTTTTCTCATGTGCGTAGGTATTGTAACAAAGTCGCTCACTCTCTAGCTAGAAGAGCATTTAAACATCCTCATTTGTTAgtttggatggaagatgttccaCCAAACGTTTTTGATGTAGTCCAGGCTTGATTAATAATACGCAAAGTCTTGattctcaaataataataataataataataataataaaggaaaaaaaaaggctagaCTGTGTGAGTAATCACGTTCCCTCCAATTTCAACACTTCTTTGAGTTGAGAGACCTTTTGCACTATCAATTTTGTGATTGGAGTTGTAACACTTGATCTCCTTTCTTCTATTGATGCTAATGCAACACTAGTAGATACGCCTCGCTGACCTGATGCTACACTTGTAGAAGACATCTGAAAGAAAACGATTACACATTACAGGAACCACGAAAATACCCACCAAACAATATTTTAATGACAACTCATTACATCATCTTATATGAAACCAACAATAGCATGgttaaaagaaatgtaaaaaaccTGAACGGAACCTCACTCAATTTGGTAGATGCCCATCTAAACTGTTAAAACACTTCGTTTATACCGCATTGTGTTTGTCTCATTTTACGCTCTAAAACCCCAATTTTTacacaaaaattgcaaaaactaCTATTTTGATTCTAGGATAAAGAAATACTAAAAATGGAAAAGTTTATCTTGATTGGATATCATATCACCCAATTTTACACGTTTGAGGTCAAAATGATCGAAATGCCTAACCATTTCTTATCAAGTTGACTAGCAgttaaacaaagtaaaaaaaaaaaaaattcatccaatTGCAAAATTTCACACTTTTATGTCAAAactaaggttgtgtttggtaacagtttttgttttttattttgaaaaacttgtttttgggaatataaagaaaaaacaattttcttctatttttgaaataaaaaacatgtttggttagtcaaaattataaaaatagttttatgaagaaaaaaatagaaaatactataatatgttgttactaggatttgaactctaatactaactcattaaatgagacaaattcattaaattaaatgcgtgttttcattaacttttaaaaatgagaaattgaaaacagcattttgcatattttcagtttccttcataaattaagttttgaaaatagtttttgttttctgtctattttgggTTGTCAAACaggttttttagtctcaaaaatagaaaattgtttttaaaaatagaaaataagggaaaaaaaaaaaacagttatcaACATACCCTAATATTTCCAAACATATTTCAAAAGTGGGAAGGATTTGATTTCTGAACATAAGTACTTAATTCAACCAATAATTTGGCACAGAGGGCACAACAATGTTGAACCAGTGAAAAtgattttgagttttatgtAATAAACACTAATATTTAATCCCAATTCATtgtgtttactcaaaaaaaaaaaattttgtgacatGTTAATGACACTAACAGGTTACAGTTAGGGATTAGTGTTTCGTGAAAAGACACCATATAAATAGATCCTTATtatttaccaaaataaataaataaacaaccaGATGTAATGTAATTCGGCCAAGTAAAAAGCCTATATGTTCACAAATAATGCCAATCATTCACTGTCAAAATAATACGAATTACagccttctccaaaaaaaaagaaaaagaattacacACTTTCCAACTCTTTTTCAGCATAGTCACATATTTTCATAgactaaaatttattaaatactctGGGAGTATACTTTCTTCCTCTCACATAGAGATGGGTCCTATATGAGAGAGGAAGTATACTCCTGAAATATCCAATAATAACTTTGTAGACTCAAATCAACCTACATCTCATCACgctaccactttttttttttttggtttcttgtaCTTCAACAAATTAATCTCAAGTCACAAGTCGAAGACACCCTcaccctttaaaaaatatacaagaaCTCAAATAACACATGCATCCTTcccaaaatagacaaaaaaactAATCTAGCCATGATAATTGACAAGAAATTTAGTCAATTTGTAAATCGGAAATGTGGGAAATCTTAGGCCAATCTTCCCCTCCATCCTTTTTGCAACGCAAGGCTAGCAAAGAGCACTTTCgtatataaagagaagaaagggAGGCTGGTAATCCCTTTGCTTGAATCAACTCAAGCTTCTTACAACAGTCGATCTCCAGCTTTTTGAGTGATGTATAAGAAAGCACAGAAACCTGGAAGGGAAACAATGTgcgagagagagaatgaaagttGAAGAAAATACTGATTTCAATTAAGTGAATGAATCTGTACAAACTCTGtgtcaaaataccaaaaacagaGATTTGGAAAATATCCCAAATCAGTTATAGCACGTGTAACAGTCAGTTATTCCACGTGTGAACATCTCCTACTTTAAATACATTACAAACTACACGTAACTTTACATACAGCAAACACAGAACTACAATAACTATACTTCACTAATGTCGTTTAGTTAGATAGTTCATTTCTtcgtttctttcttcttttgcttcatcttttctctttctttctaatGTGAGCTACAATCttgatactccccctcaagatgagaattgggatTATGAATGTTCACAATACACATCTTGGAGAGTAATGCTTTCAACTGTTGACCACTAA
This genomic stretch from Quercus robur chromosome 4, dhQueRobu3.1, whole genome shotgun sequence harbors:
- the LOC126722629 gene encoding putative disease resistance RPP13-like protein 1, whose product is MAVLMVGGAIRVLLDYVDSKEINDFFLLHDYRFLEELKIPLQFAAKVINNAEERRDKETQVQHWLNDLEEAVYFTQDFMVDVCNLLDSWGGGSRADKSKEHERRMIEQFKERMEIILKRMEFIRESGEFIEAFDFRRLPPFDFFDGYESEVVYGREFDKRKIIYHLLSDNASRKQLSVTWIVGMPGIGKTTLGGLVYHDHEVSQHFEFKAWLCFSEGFDISWAKRAIIESVTSRPSVTVERLSFGNILKKYLRGRRFLIILDDVCVDNKIDQNWDIFLSDFEDVASQICLIVTTGSFGFAAQKSINDFYVNMNPLSEEDGWPMLAEFALKYQNDDSYLELEAIGRKNFAAGYEFEKEKLVLLWMAEGLLQQQGGNRTMEEIGDRSPNTVLLVVGKKTNSTIKELGGLQHLHGTLQLLELQNVVPSEDAAKAGLKEKTYLDGLLLKWGDDTIDRKNHKDVLEKLEPQTNLKRLNISFYCDVKFPDWLGDFSFSHMVSLRLRNCMNCLLLPPVGQLPSLRVLVVEWMTAVKRLGPEFYGMDKPFQSLVLVNTLMAEESLQKRLLDYHDKILFVSDKTGSAESSLSKSQYAAAANAHCL